One window of the Delphinus delphis chromosome 20, mDelDel1.2, whole genome shotgun sequence genome contains the following:
- the HAS3 gene encoding hyaluronan synthase 3, protein MPVQLTTALRVVGTSLFALAVLGGILAAYVTGYQFIHTEKHYLSFGLYGAILGLHLLIQSLFAFLEHRRMRRAGRPLKLPSPLRRSVALCIAAYQEDPDYLRKCLRSAQRIAFPDLKVVMVVDGNRQEDAYMLDIFHEVLGGTEQAGFFVWRSNFHEAGEGETEASLQEGMDRVRNVVQASTFSCIMQKWGGKREVMYTAFKALGDSVDYIQVCDSDTVLDPACTIEMLRVLEEDPQVGGVGGDVQILNKYDSWISFLSSVRYWMAFNVERACQSYFGCVQCISGPLGMYRNSLLQQFLEDWYHQKFLGSKCSFGDDRHLTNRVLSLGYRTKYTARSKCLTETPTKYLRWLNQQTRWSKSYFREWLYNSLWFHKHHLWMTYESVVTGFFPFFLIATVIQLFYRGRIWNILLFLLTVQLVGIIKATYACFLRGNAEMIFMSLYSLLYMSSLLPAKIFAIATINKSGWGTSGRKTIVVNFIGLIPVSIWVAVLLGGLAYTAYCQDLFSETELAFLVSGAILYGCYWVALLMLYLAIIARRCGKKPEQYSLAFAEV, encoded by the exons ATGCCGGTGCAGCTGACAACAGCCCTTCGTGTGGTGGGCACCAGCCTGTTTGCCCTGGCAGTGCTGGGTGGCATCCTGGCAGCTTATGTGACAGGCTACCAGTTCATCCACACAGAAAAACACTACCTGTCCTTCGGGCTGTACGGTGCCATCCTGGGTCTGCACCTGCTCATCCAGAGCCTGTTTGCCTTCCTGGAGCACCGGCGCATGCGGCGGGCAGGCCGGCCACTGAAGCTGCCCTCCCCGCTGCGGCGCTCTGTGGCGCTCTGCATCGCTGCATACCAGGAGGACCCCGACTACTTGCGCAAGTGCCTGCGCTCAGCCCAGCGCATCGCCTTCCCCGACCTCAAGGTGGTCATGGTGGTGGATGGCAATCGCCAGGAGGATGCCTACATGCTGGACATCTTCCATGAGGTGCTAGGTGGCACCGAGCAAGCCGGCTTCTTTGTGTGGCGCAGCAACTTCCATGAGGCGGGTGAGGGTGAGACGGAGGCCAGCCTTCAGGAGGGCATGGACCGCGTGCGCAACGTGGTGCAGGCCAGCACCTTCTCATGCATCATGCAGAAGTGGGGAGGCAAGCGAGAGGTCATGTACACGGCCTTCAAGGCTCTTGGTGATTCAGTGGACTACATCCAG GTGTGTGACTCTGACACTGTGCTGGATCCAGCCTGCACGATTGAAATGCTTCGAGTCCTGGAGGAGGACCCCCAAGTAGGAGGAGTCGGGGGAGATGTCCAA ATCCTCAACAAATACGATTCATGGATCTCCTTCCTGAGCAGTGTGCGGTACTGGATGGCCTTCAATGTGGAGCGGGCTTGCCAGTCCTACTTTGGCTGTGTGCAGTGCATTAGCGGGCCCTTGGGCATGTACCGTAACAGCCTCCTTCAGCAATTCTTGGAGGACTGGTACCATCAGAAGTTCCTAGGCAGCAAGTGCAGCTTTGGGGATGACCGGCACCTCACCAACCGAGTCCTGAGTCTCGGCTACAGGACTAAGTATACAGCTCGCTCTAAATGCCTCACAGAGACCCCCACCAAGTACCTCCGGTGGCTTAACCAGCAGACCCGCTGGAGCAAGTCTTACTTCCGCGAGTGGCTCTACAACTCTCTGTGGTTCCACAAGCACCACCTCTGGATGACCTACGAATCAGTGGTCACGggtttcttccccttcttccttatCGCCACAGTCATACAGCTTTTCTACCGTGGCCGCATCTGGAACATTCTTCTCTTCCTGCTGACAGTGCAGCTGGTGGGCATTATCAAGGCTACATACGCCTGCTTCCTTCGGGGCAATGCAGAGATGATCTTCATGTCACTATACTCCCTTCTCTATATGTCCAGCCTCCTGCCAGCCAAGATCTTTGCCATTGCTACCATCAACAAGTCTGGCTGGGGCACCTCTGGCCGAAAAACCATTGTGGTAAACTTCATCGGCCTCATCCCTGTGTCCATCTGGGTGGCAGTCCTCCTTGGGGGGCTGGCCTACACAGCTTACTGCCAGGATCTGTTCAGTGAGACGGAGCTAGCCTTCCTTGTCTCTGGGGCCATCCTGTACGGCTGCTACTGGGTGGCCCTCCTCATGTTGTATCTGGCCATCATTGCCCGGCGATGCGGGAAGAAGCCAGAGCAGTATAGCTTAGCTTTTGCTGAGGTGTGA
- the DERPC gene encoding decreased expression in renal and prostate cancer protein encodes MKEPRIFPRERPTPWTRAPLPPRGRMDSSLGPQGGPALNTGHPLGMNSDPFLMATGSLGGNLAPFPRNPSPFPTSSGSLASNPAPFPAGARDPSMASFPRGMNPTGTGAVSFPRPGGLLGPSPGSALNPRAGALPGPGPLSNPRLGGLPGPGPMSNPRPGGLLGTGPDPRSGGPMGPGSGPNLRAGVLLTSGNGPPNPRPVGLGPGPSPNLRSGFVGTNPAPRSGMFPGPGLGPNPRSSGLGPGLGPNPRAGSLAPSPNLDTRAGGLLGTGSGLNLRMAGPQSLDLAPILRAAGLLGANSAAFSQSSGNMGTSPSSMARIPGPIGPNSGPGSRGIGLPGPNPSPMSRAPGPIGPNSAHFSRPAGPMGVNANPFPRGTGSGGLNPAAFSQSSNTLASNPVNFQRSAGLQGSSPAIFPRASGPLGSNPANFPRATGLQGPSPATFPRSTGPLGPGQVTFPRSAPGPLGSSPAGPVGINPAPFARPTGTLGLNPASFPRMNGPVSKTLVPFPRVGSLPGTNPAAFPRPGGPMAAMYPNGMLPP; translated from the coding sequence ATGAAAGAACCCCGGATTTTCCCTAGAGAGCGGCCAACTCCTTGGACTCGTGCTCCGCTGCCACCTCGAGGACGGATGGACAGTTCCCTGGGACCACAAGGGGGTCCTGCTTTAAACACAGGCCACCCTCTGGGTATGAACTCAGATCCCTTCCTTATGGCAACCGGCTCTCTTGGTGGAAATTTGGCCCCGTTTCCAAGGAACCCGTCTCCTTTTCCAACTTCATCAGGCTCATTGGCTTCAAATCCAGCACCTTTCCCTGCTGGTGCTCGTGACCCAAGCATGGCTTCTTTTCCAAGAGGGATGAATCCCACTGGCACAGGTGCAGTTTCTTTCCCAAGGCCGGGTGGTCTCTTGGGCCCAAGCCCAGGGTCAGCTCTAAATCCTAGAGCAGGGGCTCTTCCAGGCCCAGGGCCTCTGTCTAACCCAAGGTTAGGGGGTCTCCCAGGGCCAGGTCCTATGTCCAACCCAAGGCCAGGTGGTCTTCTGGGAACAGGTCCTGACCCCAGAAGTGGTGGCCCCATGGGCCCTGGATCTGGACCCAACCTGAGAGCAGGTGTCCTGTTGACTTCTGGGAATGGTCCTCCCAATCCTAGGCCCGTTGGCCTGGGCCCCGGACCAAGTCCCAATCTGAGATCAGGCTTTGTAGGTACAAACCCTGCCCCGAGGTCAGGTATGTTTCCAGGCCCTGGCCTTGGGCCCAACCCAAGGTCAAGTGGCCTGGGCCCAGGCCTTGGGCCTAACCCAAGGGCAGGTAGCCTGGCTCCAAGCCCTAATTTGGACACCAGAGCAGGTGGCCTCTTGGGCACAGGATCTGGTCTTAACTTAAGAATGGCTGGACCTCAAAGCCTAGATCTTGCACCCATTCTAAGAGCAGCAGGTCTTTTAGGAGCAAATTCAGCTGCTTTCTCACAGTCTTCTGGAAACATGGGCACAAGCCCATCTTCCATGGCCAGAATACCTGGCCCCATAGGCCCAAACTCGGGTCCTGGCTCTCGGGGAATTGGCCTTCCGGGGCCAAATCCATCTCCCATGTCGAGGGCTCCTGGCCCCATTGGCCCTAATTCAGCTCATTTTTCAAGGCCCGCTGGCCCCATGGGAGTAAATGCTAATCCTTTTCCAAGGGGGACAGGTTCAGGGGGATTGAACCCAGCTGCTTTCTCTCAGTCTTCTAACACATTGGCTTCAAACCCAGTTAACTTCCAGAGGTCTGCTGGCCTCCAGGGCTCAAGTCCGGCAATTTTCCCAAGAGCCTCTGGGCCACTAGGCTCCAACCCAGCTAACTTTCCAAGGGCCACTGGTTTACAGGGTCCAAGTCCAGCTACCTTCCCAAGGTCTACTGGCCCATTAGGTCCTGGTCAGGTTACTTTCCCCAGGTCAGCTCCTGGGCCCCTAGGCTCTTCGCCAGCAGGCCCGGTGGGTATCAACCCAGCTCCTTTTGCAAGGCCAACTGGGACCCTGGGTCTAAACCCAGCTTCCTTTCCAAGGATGAATGGCCCTGTAAGCAAGACTTTGGTCCCATTTCCTAGAGTGGGGAGCCTCCCTGGCACCAACCCAGCTGCTTTCCCCAGACCAGGGGGTCCAATGGCTGCAATGTACCCAAATGGAATGTTACCCCCTTAA